Proteins encoded within one genomic window of Methanothrix harundinacea 6Ac:
- a CDS encoding C45 family autoproteolytic acyltransferase/hydolase, whose protein sequence is MQFKKLYVIVLVAVGFMSLFFVTADDDHNSDQSEPGEVVTYNNGSRYEENGWIYLHIEGEPYDRGFQHGYLMAQEIGEIKRSLEYLTYWNTGKEWQFFVEAAERLFVLDQDMEENDTYQEFLDEMKGIADGAQAADVNISWQEILAWNGYEELVDYWWPNEKSGKYADGEKDDKDHCSAFIATGNATIDGRIVMAHNSWNEFEFGQFSNLILDIEPSEGHRMFMQSAPGYIDSFADFFVTDAGLMGTETTIGGFSLYDPDEVSEFFRIRRAMQYSEGLDQFVDIMKKNNNGGYANTWLLGDINTGEIMRYELGLEFYNVTRTRDGSFIGFNAPLDPRIRNLECSNTGYADIRRHQGARQVRLAQLMDEHYGKIDVEVAKAILADHYDVYLNRDNPCSRTVDGHYELDAREYISQPGRPLPFQPRGTVDGKVMDSSMAKDLSFWARWGNSAGMPFNATEFLTEHIQWSHLNGYLKDRPGQPWTLFGAAQD, encoded by the coding sequence ATGCAGTTTAAAAAGTTGTACGTGATCGTCCTGGTAGCGGTCGGTTTTATGAGCCTGTTCTTCGTCACAGCAGACGATGATCACAACTCAGACCAGTCAGAGCCCGGCGAAGTGGTGACCTACAACAACGGCTCTCGATATGAAGAGAACGGCTGGATATACTTGCACATTGAGGGCGAGCCTTACGACAGGGGATTTCAGCATGGATACCTGATGGCCCAGGAGATAGGGGAGATCAAGAGGAGCCTGGAATATCTGACCTACTGGAATACCGGAAAGGAATGGCAATTCTTCGTGGAGGCCGCTGAGCGGCTCTTCGTCCTCGATCAGGATATGGAAGAGAATGATACGTATCAGGAGTTTTTGGATGAGATGAAAGGGATCGCAGACGGGGCACAGGCTGCCGACGTGAACATATCCTGGCAGGAGATTCTCGCCTGGAACGGCTACGAAGAGCTCGTCGACTATTGGTGGCCTAACGAGAAATCGGGCAAATACGCCGATGGGGAGAAGGACGATAAAGATCACTGCAGCGCATTCATCGCAACCGGAAACGCCACCATAGACGGCAGGATCGTGATGGCTCACAACTCTTGGAACGAATTCGAGTTCGGCCAGTTCTCCAACTTGATCTTGGACATTGAGCCGTCGGAAGGACATAGGATGTTTATGCAGTCAGCTCCCGGCTACATCGACAGCTTTGCCGACTTCTTCGTAACGGACGCCGGGCTGATGGGAACTGAGACCACCATCGGAGGCTTCAGCCTCTACGACCCCGATGAAGTTTCCGAGTTCTTCCGGATCCGCAGAGCCATGCAGTACTCTGAAGGTCTGGACCAGTTCGTGGATATAATGAAGAAGAACAATAACGGTGGCTACGCCAACACCTGGCTATTGGGGGACATCAACACCGGAGAGATCATGCGTTACGAGCTGGGCCTCGAGTTCTACAACGTCACCAGGACCAGGGACGGAAGCTTCATCGGCTTCAACGCTCCCCTGGACCCCAGGATTCGAAACCTCGAATGCTCCAACACCGGCTACGCCGACATCAGAAGGCACCAGGGAGCACGTCAGGTGAGGCTGGCTCAGCTGATGGACGAGCATTACGGCAAGATAGACGTTGAGGTGGCGAAGGCCATATTGGCCGACCATTACGACGTTTACCTCAACAGGGACAATCCCTGCTCTCGCACAGTAGACGGTCACTACGAGCTGGACGCCAGGGAGTACATCTCCCAGCCGGGGCGACCTTTGCCCTTCCAGCCCCGGGGAACCGTGGATGGAAAGGTGATGGACAGCAGCATGGCCAAGGATCTTTCCTTCTGGGCCAGATGGGGAAACTCCGCCGGGATGCCGTTCAACGCCACCGAGTTCCTGACCGAGCACATTCAGTGGAGCCATCTGAACGGCTATCTGAAAGATAGGCCCGGCCAGCCCTGGACGTTATTTGGGGCTGCTCAGGACTGA
- a CDS encoding DUF1699 family protein: MKIRVVSQRSEIADLSPNERMVHIAFRPSNVDLLDLIKACPRLRAIQVPPSYNKTLSKAIRLFLQMQGIDLLEGDVWGHRKDIDEYYMVDEGAIERIGDLISSGESIDDAVAQVTMTTRLSPDMIKYIAKSKMTA; encoded by the coding sequence ATGAAGATCAGAGTAGTGAGTCAAAGAAGTGAGATAGCCGATTTGAGCCCCAACGAGAGGATGGTCCACATAGCCTTCAGACCTTCCAACGTCGATCTTTTGGACCTCATCAAGGCGTGTCCCAGGCTGAGGGCGATCCAGGTACCTCCATCCTACAACAAGACCCTCTCCAAGGCCATCAGGCTATTCCTCCAGATGCAGGGGATCGACCTGCTCGAAGGAGATGTCTGGGGACACAGAAAGGACATCGACGAGTACTACATGGTCGACGAGGGCGCTATCGAGCGGATCGGCGACCTGATATCCAGCGGCGAGAGCATCGACGATGCCGTAGCTCAGGTCACGATGACCACCAGACTCTCTCCCGACATGATCAAGTACATAGCCAAGTCCAAGATGACCGCCTGA